The Gemmatimonadota bacterium genomic sequence CCCTGAATGCAGAACCTCCAGCGGCGCGCGAATGCCCATTGACTGGAGTTGTTCGCTCAGGGAATTCAGATATCGCTGCACGACCGGCCCGAGGTAGGCATTAATCACTGTCGTGCTCGTACGCTCATATTCGCGGATTTCAGGAAGGACCTCGCAGGAGGCGGTGACAAATACATCGGGAAGCGACTCCCGGGCCGCGGCGACCGCCCGGAGTTCGTGCTCCGGGTTGGCGTAGGAATGGAGCAGACAGATCGCCAGTGCTTCGATCTCCTGCTGCTGCACGGTGTTCAGGACATTTTCCAGGGACACCTGCTGGAGAGGTTCCCGCACCCCGCCGCGAGAGTCCATTCGTTCATCCAATTCGAATCGCAGGCGGCGTGGAACAAGAGGACTGGGCGGGCTGTAAAAAAGGTTGTAAAGCTCGGGGATCCGAATCCGTCGCATCTCGAGAACGTCTCGGAAACCTTTTGTTGTGATCAGGGCCGTCCGGACTCCCTTGCCTTCCAGGATCGCATTTGTGGCAACAGTCGTGGCATGTGCGATTCTCTCAATGGAAACCTCTGAAATCCGGCGATCTTCAATCAATCCGCGAAGCCCCTGAATGATACCCCGGGCGTAGTCCTCCGGCGTGGAAAGGACCTTCCGGACAGCGAGCGAACCGTCACTGCCCAAGACAGCAATGTCGGTAAATGTTCCGCCGATATCGATGCCGATATGAGATGATGGCGGTGATATCATTTTCAGCCTCCTGATTCGGGCTCAGCTATATCCTCGGGACCGTCTTCACCACCTGATGGACACGGGCGTCAGCAGCCCGGCGGCCTGGCGTTCCCGTCGGGCCGTCGCGGCTTTCCCTTTCAAGAAGA encodes the following:
- a CDS encoding hydantoinase/oxoprolinase family protein, which produces MISPPSSHIGIDIGGTFTDIAVLGSDGSLAVRKVLSTPEDYARGIIQGLRGLIEDRRISEVSIERIAHATTVATNAILEGKGVRTALITTKGFRDVLEMRRIRIPELYNLFYSPPSPLVPRRLRFELDERMDSRGGVREPLQQVSLENVLNTVQQQEIEALAICLLHSYANPEHELRAVAAARESLPDVFVTASCEVLPEIREYERTSTTVINAYLGPVVQRYLNSLSEQLQSMGIRAPLEVLHSG